A genomic region of Stigmatopora nigra isolate UIUO_SnigA chromosome 16, RoL_Snig_1.1, whole genome shotgun sequence contains the following coding sequences:
- the LOC144209519 gene encoding uncharacterized protein LOC144209519 — MAANRRAQVHLEVKLSRQLLLTAVTSVTQVMYVSITSGSNRPGRSFRSEKLIKQHAICSQLVYIFYSKTSYSLISVQLESYWNRRGERIFVVHSETIYYLRLLEKM; from the exons atggcagccaatcgcagggcacag gtgcATTTAGAAGTGAAGCTCAGTCGGCAGCTCTTACTCACAGCAGTGACATCGGTGACTCAGGTCATGTATGTTTCCATAACAAGCGGAAGCAATAGGCCTGGAAG gtcattTAGAAGTGAGAAGCTCATTAAACAACATGCCATTTGTTCCCAGTTAGTTTACATTTTCTACAGCAAAACAAGCTACTCTTTGATTTCTGTGCAGCTTGAGTCTTATTGGAACAGGCGGGGGGAAAGAATATTTGTTGTGCATTCAGAGACCATTTATTACCTAAGGTTGcttgaaaaaatgtaa